Proteins from one Paenibacillus amylolyticus genomic window:
- the ileS gene encoding isoleucine--tRNA ligase codes for MQRVDVKEKARARELRVLDKWKTENTFKRSIENREGKPNFVFYEGPPTANGKPHIGHVLGRVIKDFVGRYNTMKGYRVVRKAGWDTHGLPVELGVQKKLGISHKWEIEDYGVEKFINECKASVFEYEQQWRDLTEGIGYWTDMDNPYITLDNNYIESVWNILATIHEKGLLYRGHRVSPYCPSCQTTLSSHEVAQGYKDVKDLSATAKFKLNDSGEFVLAWTTTPWTLPSHVALAVNPDMDYSRVRQGDEVYIMATNLVEKVMKDTKGKYEIIGALKGADLVGKTYDPPFNYVQAEKANIILGAGFVTDASGTGIVHMAPAHGEDDYRVCRENGISFVNMVDLEGKFIDEVTDFAGRFVKDCDIDIVRYLSENGRLFSKEKYEHSYPFCWRCDTPLLYYAMDSWFIQTTAIKDQLIANNSEVDWYPGHVREGRFGKFLEDLVDWNISRDRYWGTPLNIWVCEETGEQFAPHSIAELRARAVGDVPENLELHKPYVDDVKVMSSCGKYEMKRTPEVIDVWFDSGSMPFAQQHYPFENKEVFEQQYPADMICEGIDQTRGWFYSLLAVSTLLTGKAPYKAVMATGHVLDENGQKMSKSKGNVIDPWEVIEEYGTDAFRWALLSDSAPWNSKRFSKGIVGEAKSKMVDTLVNTHAFLTLYATIDGFDPQEHPFQLSAHKLDRWILSRLNSLILVVEKALLVNDYLNSSKAIEAFVDELSNWYIRRSRDRFWGSGLTEDKLDAYRTLTEVLVTTAKLVAPFTPMLAEDIYLNLATGESVHMEDYPVANESLIDAGLEQDMETARRVVELARNVRNETGIKTRQPLSELIVSLDKGFDLASYEEIIKEEINVKGIRTEHNDAEFVDFTLKLNLKVAGKKYGKNVGFLQNFFKGMSADETRKVVSEGVLNIVSPEGEELQVTSEELLVDKQAKSGFASASGYGLTVALNTEITEALEQEGWVREVVRAVQDTRKRLDLPIEKRVRLTLDVDASLQEAIQAFDDVLRENVLVTEVTFGSNESMERVEAGGKSIGIYIEA; via the coding sequence ATGCAACGAGTTGACGTCAAAGAGAAGGCACGTGCCAGAGAATTACGCGTGTTAGATAAATGGAAAACGGAGAATACATTCAAAAGATCCATCGAAAACCGGGAGGGCAAGCCAAACTTCGTATTTTATGAAGGGCCGCCTACTGCGAACGGTAAACCGCATATCGGTCACGTACTGGGCCGCGTAATCAAGGATTTCGTTGGACGCTATAACACGATGAAGGGTTACCGTGTGGTTCGTAAAGCAGGGTGGGATACACATGGTCTGCCTGTAGAACTGGGTGTACAGAAGAAGCTTGGCATCTCCCACAAGTGGGAAATCGAAGATTACGGCGTGGAGAAATTCATTAACGAATGTAAAGCGAGCGTATTCGAGTATGAGCAACAATGGCGTGATTTGACAGAAGGGATTGGATATTGGACGGATATGGATAACCCATATATTACTCTTGATAACAACTACATCGAGAGTGTATGGAACATCCTGGCCACAATCCACGAGAAAGGCCTGTTGTATCGGGGTCATCGTGTGAGCCCGTATTGTCCATCTTGCCAGACAACACTGAGTTCACATGAAGTTGCACAAGGGTACAAAGACGTCAAAGATCTGAGTGCTACAGCGAAATTCAAACTGAATGACAGCGGAGAATTTGTACTCGCTTGGACGACAACGCCTTGGACGTTGCCTTCACACGTTGCACTTGCCGTGAATCCGGATATGGACTACTCCCGTGTTCGTCAAGGTGATGAAGTGTACATCATGGCAACAAATCTGGTGGAGAAAGTAATGAAAGACACCAAGGGTAAGTATGAGATCATCGGTGCACTGAAAGGTGCCGACCTGGTTGGTAAAACGTATGATCCTCCGTTCAACTACGTACAGGCTGAGAAAGCCAACATCATTCTGGGCGCAGGCTTTGTAACGGATGCAAGTGGTACGGGTATCGTTCACATGGCACCTGCCCATGGTGAAGATGACTACCGTGTATGCCGTGAGAACGGGATCAGCTTTGTGAACATGGTGGATCTTGAAGGTAAATTTATCGACGAGGTTACTGACTTTGCTGGACGTTTCGTGAAGGATTGTGATATTGATATCGTGCGATATCTGTCAGAGAATGGACGTCTGTTCAGCAAAGAAAAATATGAGCACAGCTATCCGTTCTGCTGGCGTTGTGATACACCGCTTCTGTATTATGCAATGGACAGCTGGTTTATCCAGACGACAGCCATCAAGGACCAATTGATTGCCAACAATAGTGAAGTGGATTGGTACCCGGGTCACGTTCGTGAAGGACGTTTTGGGAAATTCCTTGAGGATCTGGTGGATTGGAACATCAGCCGTGATCGTTATTGGGGAACGCCGCTGAACATCTGGGTGTGCGAGGAGACGGGTGAACAATTTGCTCCACATAGCATTGCAGAATTACGTGCTCGTGCGGTAGGTGATGTGCCTGAGAATCTTGAATTGCATAAACCGTATGTGGATGACGTTAAAGTCATGAGCTCTTGTGGCAAATATGAAATGAAACGTACACCGGAAGTGATCGATGTCTGGTTTGACAGCGGCTCCATGCCGTTTGCCCAGCAGCACTATCCATTTGAAAATAAAGAAGTTTTCGAACAGCAGTACCCTGCTGATATGATCTGTGAAGGGATTGACCAGACACGTGGCTGGTTCTACAGCTTGCTGGCGGTTTCCACCCTTTTGACAGGCAAAGCACCTTACAAAGCAGTTATGGCTACTGGACACGTTCTGGATGAGAACGGACAGAAGATGTCCAAATCGAAAGGCAACGTGATCGATCCTTGGGAAGTGATTGAAGAGTACGGTACAGATGCATTCCGTTGGGCTCTGTTGTCTGACAGTGCACCTTGGAACAGCAAACGTTTCTCCAAAGGTATCGTAGGTGAAGCCAAATCCAAAATGGTGGATACGCTGGTTAACACCCATGCATTCCTGACGCTTTATGCTACCATTGATGGGTTTGATCCGCAGGAGCACCCGTTCCAACTGTCTGCACACAAGCTGGATCGCTGGATTCTGTCGAGACTGAACAGTCTGATCCTGGTTGTAGAAAAAGCGCTGTTGGTTAACGACTATCTGAACTCTTCCAAAGCGATTGAAGCATTTGTTGATGAGCTGAGTAACTGGTATATCCGTCGTTCCCGTGACCGGTTCTGGGGAAGTGGCCTGACAGAGGATAAACTGGACGCTTACCGCACTTTGACTGAGGTACTGGTAACTACCGCCAAACTGGTTGCTCCGTTTACACCGATGCTTGCAGAAGATATCTATCTGAACCTTGCAACAGGCGAGAGTGTGCACATGGAAGATTATCCGGTAGCGAATGAATCGCTAATTGATGCAGGACTGGAACAGGATATGGAGACGGCTCGCCGTGTGGTTGAACTTGCGCGTAACGTTCGTAACGAAACAGGCATCAAGACACGTCAGCCGCTGTCCGAATTGATCGTTTCCCTGGATAAAGGCTTTGATCTGGCAAGTTATGAAGAGATCATCAAGGAAGAGATCAATGTAAAAGGAATCCGTACGGAGCATAACGATGCGGAATTCGTTGACTTTACATTGAAGCTGAACCTGAAAGTCGCAGGTAAGAAATACGGCAAAAACGTAGGATTCCTGCAAAACTTCTTCAAGGGAATGTCGGCCGATGAGACGCGTAAAGTCGTTTCGGAGGGTGTGCTGAACATCGTTTCTCCAGAAGGCGAAGAGCTGCAAGTGACAAGCGAAGAATTATTGGTTGATAAACAGGCCAAGTCAGGTTTTGCTTCAGCATCTGGTTACGGTCTGACGGTTGCGCTCAATACTGAAATCACAGAAGCCTTGGAACAGGAAGGCTGGGTTCGTGAAGTGGTTCGTGCAGTGCAGGATACCCGGAAACGACTGGACTTGCCGATTGAGAAAAGAGTTCGTTTGACTCTGGATGTGGATGCATCCCTTCAGGAAGCTATTCAGGCGTTTGATGATGTATTGCGTGAGAATGTTCTCGTAACCGAAGTGACATTTGGCTCGAATGAGTCCATGGAACGTGTTGAAGCCGGAGGCAAATCGATCGGTATTTACATCGAAGCATAA
- a CDS encoding DUF5665 domain-containing protein: protein MSEHDKQTATAKPSTSDNPNSHDKMEELHTLTNRLANELERSRIAQYTELLNRPWKLIGLNLLSGAARGVGIAIGFTFFAATIIYVLQVLGALNLPIVGDYIADIVRIVQRQLDMNTY from the coding sequence ATGAGCGAACATGACAAGCAAACGGCAACAGCTAAACCATCAACATCAGATAATCCGAATTCACATGACAAAATGGAAGAGCTGCATACCCTGACTAACCGTCTGGCGAATGAACTGGAACGTTCACGAATTGCGCAATATACGGAATTGCTGAACAGGCCATGGAAATTGATCGGACTTAACTTGTTGTCTGGAGCCGCACGTGGTGTGGGAATCGCCATTGGCTTTACCTTTTTCGCGGCAACGATTATCTATGTTTTGCAGGTACTTGGGGCGCTCAATCTGCCCATAGTTGGAGACTACATCGCTGATATTGTGCGTATTGTCCAGCGTCAGCTGGATATGAACACCTACTAA
- a CDS encoding YlmH/Sll1252 family protein produces MSGEIYEHFSHDERDFVDKASDWVERAGKYHDMKLTDFLDPRQVFILQTLANRRNDVQIRLDGGYEAAERKRALVAPDYMYLDDEDMGMQVLSITSDDQKISELEHGDYMGSLLGLGMKRGKIGDIQVLEDGCHTVVAAETGAFLSLQLNQVHRLHVFTELLPLDQMRWSENKLETMDITVASLRLDGICADVYRLSRSKVLVPIKAGRCRVNWKVEEDPSKSLKAGDVVSIQGFGRFKVIEQDGMTKKGRCRVKIGKFA; encoded by the coding sequence ATGAGCGGTGAAATTTATGAACATTTTAGCCATGATGAGCGGGATTTTGTAGATAAGGCTTCGGACTGGGTTGAGCGTGCAGGCAAGTATCATGACATGAAGCTAACTGACTTTCTTGACCCAAGACAGGTCTTTATTTTACAAACGCTTGCTAATCGTCGTAATGACGTTCAGATTCGTCTGGACGGTGGTTACGAGGCTGCTGAGCGCAAGCGTGCGCTGGTTGCACCTGATTATATGTATCTGGATGATGAGGATATGGGGATGCAGGTGCTCAGTATCACGTCTGATGATCAGAAAATCTCGGAGCTGGAGCATGGGGACTATATGGGTTCCCTGCTCGGGCTTGGGATGAAACGTGGAAAGATCGGGGATATCCAAGTGCTGGAGGACGGTTGCCATACAGTGGTGGCGGCGGAAACCGGCGCTTTTTTATCGCTTCAACTGAATCAGGTGCATCGGTTACATGTGTTCACAGAGTTACTTCCTTTGGACCAGATGCGATGGTCAGAGAACAAACTGGAGACGATGGATATTACGGTTGCTTCGCTTCGTTTGGATGGAATCTGTGCAGATGTATATCGGCTTAGTCGCAGTAAAGTGCTGGTGCCGATCAAAGCTGGGCGCTGCCGTGTGAACTGGAAAGTTGAGGAAGATCCCTCCAAATCGCTAAAAGCGGGTGATGTCGTATCCATTCAGGGATTTGGCCGGTTCAAGGTGATTGAACAGGATGGAATGACCAAAAAAGGGCGCTGCCGAGTGAAAATCGGCAAATTTGCCTGA
- a CDS encoding TraR/DksA C4-type zinc finger protein, producing the protein MSHFTTEQLQFLRSQLMSDKRDIEHRLSENEHYGLGDSLKLQTGELSPIDNHPGDLATEVYEREKDISLLEHDEFQLERIDSALHSIEEGHYGTCAVCQQPIPYERMEAVPYTKYCKKHQPETVVSENRPVEEEFLAPAFGRTSLDERDDQNGFDGEDTWQIVESWGTSNSPAMAEGRDIDSYDVMAIEATDEVEGCVEAYESFVATDIYGHDVSIVRNRQYRQYLENREGEGLLEPDMVTDDEY; encoded by the coding sequence ATGTCACACTTTACTACCGAACAACTGCAATTTTTACGTTCCCAACTGATGTCCGATAAGCGCGATATTGAACATAGACTGTCGGAAAATGAGCATTATGGTCTTGGCGACTCCCTTAAACTACAGACAGGTGAATTATCACCAATTGATAACCACCCGGGCGACCTAGCCACGGAGGTATATGAACGCGAGAAAGATATTTCCCTGCTGGAACATGATGAATTCCAATTGGAGCGAATCGATTCTGCACTGCACTCCATTGAAGAAGGGCATTATGGGACATGTGCCGTCTGCCAGCAGCCGATTCCTTATGAACGCATGGAAGCTGTTCCCTACACCAAATACTGCAAAAAACATCAACCGGAAACCGTTGTCTCCGAAAATCGTCCTGTAGAGGAAGAATTCCTTGCCCCGGCATTCGGCCGAACCAGTCTGGACGAGCGTGATGACCAAAATGGCTTCGATGGTGAAGACACCTGGCAGATTGTTGAAAGCTGGGGCACATCAAACTCACCAGCCATGGCTGAAGGACGCGATATCGATAGCTATGATGTTATGGCCATTGAAGCCACCGATGAGGTGGAAGGCTGCGTTGAAGCGTACGAAAGCTTTGTTGCAACGGACATCTACGGTCATGACGTATCCATTGTGCGCAATCGGCAATATCGCCAGTATCTGGAGAACCGTGAGGGCGAAGGACTGTTAGAACCGGATATGGTGACAGATGACGAGTATTAA
- a CDS encoding YggS family pyridoxal phosphate-dependent enzyme, whose product MSLEERIQQVNQKIEDACRRSNRHRDDVNVIAVTKYVSLETTGSVLDHGLEHIGENRWQDAQAKWEAFGQQGTWHFIGHLQTNKVKDVIGKFRYIHSLDRLSLAKELDKKAASLGIQVETFLQVNISGEESKYGLQPEQASSFLRDIRSFNNLKVVGLMTMAPHEEDPELTRPVFRGLRELRDQLNGQALTTEPLTELSMGMSNDFEVAIEEGATWVRLGSILVGKRRVHDGRNE is encoded by the coding sequence GTGTCATTGGAGGAGCGTATACAACAGGTAAATCAGAAGATAGAGGATGCATGTCGGCGCAGTAACCGTCATCGTGATGATGTGAATGTGATTGCGGTCACGAAATATGTCTCACTTGAAACAACGGGATCGGTGCTGGATCATGGTCTTGAGCATATTGGAGAAAATCGGTGGCAGGATGCACAGGCCAAGTGGGAAGCCTTTGGTCAACAGGGTACCTGGCATTTTATCGGTCATTTGCAGACGAACAAAGTGAAAGACGTGATCGGCAAGTTTCGTTACATACATTCACTGGATCGTTTGTCATTGGCGAAGGAGTTGGATAAGAAAGCAGCTTCACTTGGCATTCAGGTGGAAACGTTTTTGCAGGTGAATATTTCGGGTGAAGAGAGCAAGTATGGCTTACAGCCTGAACAGGCAAGTTCTTTTTTGCGTGATATTCGTTCGTTCAACAATCTCAAGGTTGTTGGCTTGATGACCATGGCACCTCATGAGGAAGATCCCGAGCTGACGCGTCCCGTATTTCGTGGATTGCGTGAGCTGAGAGATCAATTGAATGGACAAGCCCTTACAACAGAACCATTAACGGAGCTGTCGATGGGGATGTCCAATGATTTTGAAGTGGCCATTGAAGAAGGGGCAACCTGGGTACGGCTGGGATCGATTCTCGTAGGAAAGAGGAGGGTTCACGATGGGCGTAATGAATAA